In Propionimicrobium sp. PCR01-08-3, one DNA window encodes the following:
- a CDS encoding ABC transporter ATP-binding protein: MPQDLNAESVGFRYPKSSVDALHEVSVGFAAGSSTAVMGAAEAGKSTLLQTITGVIPNGDGGDLNGQIRYGLADLADYRVQTLTQYIGLVLQDPASQVIGRTVGEDVAFGPRNHLIPRAEIRRRIQDALEAVGLAGFENRATGELSGGELQRLAIAGVLAMGPEVLCLDEATSELDPDGARDVRRVVAALRRQGITVIAAEHDPVAVLSRAEHVVVLDHGQLAWQGPPADLFADPDRAEKMGIRPLPMARLGRELLRARPEWALNLPVGGRLPITVPEMADWLRRVLALGGPSYSGDNGRRHADDALSARSVETGRTDSDCPHIVTVGQELAATACLVPLNDQMPCPDSPADGTGIRAGRPVIEIENLHFGYSAGDEVLHGIDLTIGAGEFVALIGANGAGKTTVAKHLNGLLRPASGSVRICGEDIADQPTWKLAGRVGYVFQNPDHQIFCKSVAEEVGYALRMAGRPDAEVARKTAEVLEFTGLSGVADENPLTLTRGQRQLVAMASILVVEPEILVIDEPTTGQDWRGVRSIMRLIDRLNQQGTTIVMISHDMELVAEHASRVIRIEDGRIVADGPAEMQVSTQLGELWRTLFGLDISPRLSVAAAQLLELCGKESNRERNA, encoded by the coding sequence GTGCCCCAAGACCTGAATGCCGAGTCGGTCGGCTTTCGTTATCCGAAGTCGTCGGTTGACGCGCTGCACGAGGTCAGCGTGGGATTTGCGGCCGGCTCGAGCACCGCTGTCATGGGCGCAGCCGAGGCCGGAAAGTCGACGCTGCTGCAGACTATCACCGGAGTGATCCCGAACGGTGACGGTGGTGACCTCAACGGGCAGATCCGCTACGGACTAGCGGATTTGGCTGACTACCGGGTGCAGACCCTGACGCAATACATCGGGCTGGTGCTGCAAGACCCGGCCAGCCAGGTCATCGGACGCACGGTCGGCGAGGACGTCGCCTTCGGCCCCCGCAATCATCTGATTCCGCGTGCGGAGATCAGGCGGCGAATACAGGATGCACTCGAAGCGGTGGGGCTTGCGGGCTTCGAAAACAGGGCCACTGGCGAGCTCTCCGGGGGCGAACTGCAGAGGCTGGCGATCGCCGGGGTGCTGGCGATGGGCCCGGAGGTGCTGTGCCTCGATGAGGCGACCTCCGAGCTCGATCCCGATGGTGCGCGCGACGTACGCCGGGTCGTGGCGGCATTACGCAGGCAAGGCATCACGGTGATAGCCGCCGAGCATGATCCGGTGGCCGTGCTGAGCCGGGCGGAGCACGTCGTCGTGTTGGACCATGGCCAGCTCGCCTGGCAGGGACCTCCTGCCGACCTGTTCGCCGATCCCGATCGTGCGGAGAAGATGGGTATCCGCCCGTTGCCGATGGCCCGGCTCGGACGAGAGCTTCTGCGCGCCCGGCCCGAATGGGCGCTGAACCTGCCGGTCGGCGGGAGGTTGCCCATCACCGTTCCGGAAATGGCCGATTGGCTGCGGCGCGTGTTGGCGCTTGGTGGTCCGTCGTATTCGGGCGACAACGGCCGCCGTCACGCAGATGACGCTCTGTCTGCTCGTTCAGTGGAAACCGGGCGAACCGACTCAGACTGTCCTCACATCGTGACGGTCGGGCAAGAACTCGCAGCCACCGCATGCCTCGTGCCGCTCAATGACCAAATGCCTTGTCCTGATTCTCCGGCAGACGGGACCGGGATACGAGCCGGGCGGCCGGTGATCGAGATCGAGAACCTACATTTTGGCTACTCAGCCGGGGACGAGGTGCTGCACGGCATCGACCTCACCATCGGTGCGGGCGAGTTCGTTGCGTTGATCGGGGCCAATGGTGCCGGTAAGACGACGGTGGCCAAGCACCTGAACGGACTGCTGCGTCCGGCTTCGGGAAGCGTGCGGATCTGTGGTGAAGACATCGCCGATCAGCCGACCTGGAAGCTCGCCGGACGCGTCGGCTATGTCTTCCAGAATCCCGACCACCAGATCTTCTGCAAGTCGGTGGCCGAAGAGGTCGGGTACGCTCTGCGGATGGCCGGGCGTCCGGACGCCGAAGTCGCGCGGAAAACCGCCGAGGTTCTGGAGTTCACCGGCCTTTCAGGGGTGGCAGATGAGAACCCGCTGACCCTCACCAGAGGACAGCGGCAGCTGGTCGCTATGGCGTCCATTCTGGTGGTCGAACCGGAGATCTTGGTGATCGACGAGCCGACCACCGGCCAGGATTGGCGAGGTGTCCGGTCGATCATGCGCCTGATCGACCGACTCAACCAGCAGGGCACCACAATCGTGATGATCAGCCACGACATGGAGCTCGTCGCCGAGCATGCGAGCCGGGTGATCAGGATCGAAGACGGACGCATAGTCGCCGATGGCCCCGCTGAAATGCAGGTCAGCACGCAACTGGGTGAACTGTGGCGGACGCTGTTCGGCCTGGATATTTCACCTCGTCTCAGCGTGGCGGCAGCTCAATTGCTCGAGCTTTGCGGGAAGGAAAGCAACCGTGAGCGCAACGCTTGA
- a CDS encoding AIR synthase related protein, with protein MQRFRDLLVFEPTSRLVIACDSIGGIGPKPGDSVHADEQTVAHFGVRVPLLEVLCSGARPIALINALCVERNPTGQKMIDEIEILAAQAGIPADAVSGSTEENAPTTSTGIGVTVIGSLDHELPKAQPGDVVICAGLPIASPEFNVYVGHPDQVTVAEVRDVLASGLVHDALPVGSHGIGYELAEMARVADLESRWLGGWDIDPKRSAGPASCVLFACPPNNMDAVVELLDPNRPASPIARLSEKDV; from the coding sequence ATGCAGCGCTTCCGTGATCTTCTTGTCTTCGAGCCGACTTCGCGACTGGTCATCGCCTGCGATTCCATCGGCGGGATCGGACCCAAGCCTGGCGACAGTGTGCACGCGGACGAGCAGACCGTCGCCCATTTCGGTGTGCGGGTGCCACTTCTGGAGGTGCTGTGCTCGGGCGCTCGGCCCATCGCGCTGATCAATGCGTTGTGCGTCGAACGCAATCCGACCGGGCAGAAGATGATTGACGAGATCGAGATTCTCGCTGCCCAAGCGGGCATTCCGGCGGACGCCGTCAGCGGCAGCACCGAAGAGAATGCGCCGACCACCTCGACCGGAATCGGGGTAACGGTGATCGGCTCGCTCGACCACGAGCTCCCGAAGGCCCAGCCGGGAGACGTGGTGATCTGCGCCGGGCTGCCGATCGCCTCCCCTGAATTCAATGTCTATGTCGGGCATCCCGATCAGGTGACTGTTGCCGAGGTGCGCGACGTGCTGGCCTCGGGCCTGGTGCACGATGCGCTCCCTGTCGGCTCGCATGGCATCGGCTACGAATTGGCCGAGATGGCCCGGGTGGCCGATCTCGAATCCCGCTGGCTGGGCGGGTGGGATATCGACCCGAAGCGATCGGCCGGCCCCGCCAGCTGCGTGCTGTTCGCGTGCCCGCCCAACAACATGGACGCAGTAGTCGAGCTCCTCGATCCGAATCGTCCGGCCTCGCCCATCGCCCGACTGAGTGAGAAGGACGTCTGA
- a CDS encoding glycine--tRNA ligase, whose product MAESTLDKVINLCKRRGFVFPCGEIYGGTKAAWDYGPLGVELKENIKKQWWRYMVTSRDDVVGLDSSVILPREVWVASGHVSVFNDPLVECLSCHKRFRADQLTEEYAHRKGIEDADSVSLDEVPCPNCGNRGQFTEPRDFNMMLKTYLGPIQDESGLHYLRPETAQGIFINFKNVLNATRQKPPFGVGQTGKSFRNEITPGNFIFRTREFEQMEMEFFVEPGTDEQWHQYWIDHRKAWYIDLGLSDENLRFYEHPKEKLSHYSKRTVDIEYKFGFVGSDWGELEGIANRTDFDLTTHSEHSGTTLEYFDQAKGKHYIPYVIEPAAGLTRSLMAFMVEAYTEDEAPNTKGGVDTRVVLKLDPRLAPVKAAVLPLSRNEALSPKARELAAELRKYWNVDFDDAQAIGKRYRRQDEIGTPYCITIDFDTLDDDAVTIRSRDTMAQERVAISQVRPYLAERLPGC is encoded by the coding sequence ATGGCTGAGAGCACTCTCGACAAGGTCATCAATCTGTGTAAGCGCCGGGGATTCGTCTTCCCGTGCGGCGAGATATACGGCGGCACCAAGGCGGCGTGGGATTACGGCCCGCTGGGCGTGGAGCTCAAGGAGAACATCAAGAAGCAGTGGTGGCGCTACATGGTCACCAGCCGTGACGATGTCGTCGGTCTCGACTCCTCGGTCATCCTGCCCCGAGAGGTCTGGGTCGCCTCGGGCCATGTCTCGGTCTTCAATGATCCGCTGGTCGAGTGCCTGAGCTGTCACAAGCGTTTTCGCGCCGATCAGCTCACCGAGGAATACGCCCACCGCAAGGGTATCGAGGACGCCGACTCGGTTTCGCTGGACGAGGTTCCCTGCCCCAATTGCGGAAATCGTGGCCAGTTCACCGAGCCGCGCGATTTCAACATGATGCTGAAGACCTACCTCGGCCCGATTCAGGACGAGTCCGGACTGCACTATCTGCGTCCGGAAACCGCGCAGGGCATCTTCATCAACTTCAAGAACGTGCTCAACGCGACCCGTCAGAAGCCGCCGTTCGGCGTCGGCCAGACCGGCAAGAGCTTCCGCAACGAAATCACCCCGGGCAACTTCATCTTCCGGACGCGCGAGTTCGAGCAGATGGAGATGGAGTTTTTCGTCGAGCCCGGAACCGACGAGCAGTGGCATCAGTACTGGATCGATCACCGCAAGGCCTGGTATATCGACCTCGGGCTGAGCGACGAAAACCTGCGCTTCTACGAGCACCCGAAGGAGAAGCTCTCCCACTACTCGAAGCGCACCGTCGACATCGAATACAAGTTCGGTTTCGTCGGCTCCGACTGGGGTGAGCTCGAGGGCATCGCCAATCGCACCGATTTCGACCTGACCACCCACAGCGAGCATTCGGGAACCACTCTCGAATACTTCGACCAGGCCAAGGGCAAGCACTACATTCCCTATGTGATCGAGCCCGCGGCAGGGCTGACCCGCTCCTTGATGGCGTTCATGGTGGAGGCCTACACCGAGGACGAGGCCCCCAACACCAAGGGCGGCGTCGACACCAGAGTGGTGCTCAAGCTCGATCCCCGCCTGGCGCCGGTGAAGGCGGCCGTGTTGCCGCTGTCCCGCAACGAGGCGCTGTCGCCCAAGGCCCGCGAACTTGCCGCGGAGCTTCGCAAATACTGGAATGTCGACTTCGACGACGCGCAGGCCATCGGCAAACGCTACCGCCGTCAGGACGAGATCGGTACGCCGTACTGCATCACCATCGACTTCGACACCTTGGACGACGACGCCGTGACGATCCGCTCGCGCGACACGATGGCCCAGGAACGGGTGGCGATCTCGCAAGTCAGGCCGTATTTGGCCGAGCGTCTTCCGGGATGCTGA
- a CDS encoding ABC transporter permease encodes MWQYLTDQWSQIWFASWQHLSLVVQCTVLATLLAIVLGALVHRNRTLAELANGVSAVGLTIPSFALIAILVVPFGFGVTPSVVTVTFFAVLPILRNTIVGLNEVEPNLIEAARGVGMSGPRAFFSVELPLAWPVILAGVRVSAQMSMGVAAITAYALGPGLGGMIFTGLSRLGGANALNSVVVAVVAVVILAQVLDLVLVGLGRLSTPRGIRVKH; translated from the coding sequence ATGTGGCAATACCTCACTGACCAATGGAGCCAGATCTGGTTCGCGTCATGGCAGCACCTGTCACTCGTGGTCCAGTGCACGGTGCTCGCGACGCTGCTCGCGATCGTTCTCGGGGCACTGGTTCACCGCAACCGCACCTTGGCCGAACTCGCGAACGGTGTCAGCGCCGTCGGACTAACCATCCCGTCGTTCGCTCTCATCGCCATCCTGGTGGTCCCCTTCGGATTCGGCGTGACCCCATCGGTGGTGACCGTCACCTTCTTCGCCGTCCTGCCGATCCTGCGCAACACGATCGTGGGCCTCAACGAGGTCGAACCCAACCTGATCGAGGCGGCACGCGGGGTCGGCATGAGCGGGCCGCGCGCATTCTTCAGCGTCGAGCTCCCACTCGCCTGGCCCGTCATTCTGGCCGGTGTCCGTGTCTCCGCCCAGATGTCGATGGGTGTCGCCGCCATCACGGCGTACGCGCTCGGCCCCGGCCTCGGCGGCATGATCTTCACAGGCTTGTCGCGGCTCGGTGGCGCAAACGCCCTGAATTCCGTTGTCGTCGCCGTCGTAGCAGTCGTCATTCTCGCCCAAGTTCTCGACCTGGTCCTCGTCGGGCTCGGCCGTCTCAGCACTCCCAGGGGGATCCGTGTTAAGCACTGA
- a CDS encoding addiction module protein: MTPKLADYIAEGKALSADEREIASLALQQVDDVEQAEVDSAWEEEIDRRVDEILSGKVELVDGEETRSIIRAELAARHK, from the coding sequence ATGACTCCGAAGCTTGCGGATTACATCGCGGAAGGCAAGGCCCTCTCCGCTGATGAGCGCGAAATAGCGTCGTTGGCGCTCCAGCAGGTCGACGATGTTGAGCAGGCCGAGGTCGATAGTGCCTGGGAGGAGGAGATTGACCGACGCGTGGACGAGATACTCTCTGGCAAGGTTGAACTAGTGGATGGTGAAGAAACTCGCAGCATCATCCGCGCAGAACTGGCCGCCCGTCACAAATGA
- a CDS encoding ABC transporter permease codes for MSTVTASAPGAPGTPIPVPENHPSEAKRAPANRAGKGMWIQPLIVLVILAGYLVWLATADLSETERVTLAPSALWGSTLEHLELTLVSAVIVLVIGIPLGVLLTRRPLRRASGVILTLANAGQSAPAVGLIVLLAFWQGFTFKAAVIALVLYTILPILRNTMIGLDEVDPPLIEASRGMGMSGFATLWRVELPLATPVILSGVRTALVLLVGTAALAAFIGAGGLGVLIQTGMRLFLPSVLVSGALLSSLLALLIDWVGRIIETFVRPKGL; via the coding sequence GTGAGTACGGTCACTGCGTCAGCGCCAGGCGCGCCGGGGACGCCGATCCCGGTGCCGGAGAATCATCCGTCCGAGGCGAAGCGGGCACCGGCCAACCGGGCCGGAAAGGGGATGTGGATCCAGCCACTGATTGTTCTGGTGATCCTGGCGGGCTATCTCGTCTGGCTCGCCACTGCGGACCTCTCGGAGACCGAGCGAGTCACCCTGGCACCGTCGGCGCTGTGGGGCTCGACCCTGGAGCACCTGGAACTGACCTTGGTATCCGCGGTCATCGTGTTGGTGATCGGTATCCCCTTGGGGGTTCTGCTCACCCGGCGTCCGCTCCGCCGTGCCTCGGGAGTGATTCTGACCCTCGCCAACGCGGGCCAATCCGCACCCGCCGTCGGTCTCATCGTCCTCCTGGCATTCTGGCAGGGATTCACCTTCAAAGCCGCCGTCATTGCTTTGGTGCTCTACACCATCCTGCCGATTCTGCGTAACACCATGATCGGCCTGGACGAGGTCGACCCCCCGCTTATCGAGGCGTCGCGCGGCATGGGGATGAGCGGCTTCGCCACGCTGTGGCGCGTCGAGCTTCCACTGGCGACGCCCGTCATTCTCAGTGGTGTCCGCACCGCACTGGTGCTTCTCGTCGGCACGGCGGCTCTCGCTGCCTTCATCGGCGCCGGCGGGCTGGGCGTCCTCATCCAGACCGGCATGCGGCTGTTTCTGCCGAGCGTCCTGGTCTCCGGCGCTCTGCTCAGCTCGCTCCTGGCCCTGCTCATCGATTGGGTCGGACGCATCATCGAGACGTTTGTCCGTCCGAAGGGACTCTGA
- a CDS encoding energy-coupling factor transporter transmembrane component T: MSATLDLPARLALLLATTLAVMSFAHPLWNLGVLAALFAIAVWQRLPLRSAWPLIRASLVVFLLVGFCAAFSTSARMIHDPEHLRVIGEWGPLRFTVGGVLMGCTFVLRMLAMILATWMAMHDISVDDVLDLAVRWHLPSWLSILVSSAMAAIPNLARRREQIQQAQQARGQRIDAGNFVQRWKANVAIVVPLLTSSLVTAENLGIALSVRGYGANRTMIVMHDMVRRPAQVVLTTVFIVLGVLAAAGRIAFGWGRI; the protein is encoded by the coding sequence GTGAGCGCAACGCTTGATCTTCCGGCGAGGCTCGCCCTCTTGCTGGCGACGACCCTTGCGGTGATGAGCTTCGCGCATCCGCTGTGGAATCTCGGCGTGCTTGCGGCGTTGTTCGCGATTGCGGTTTGGCAGCGGCTGCCGCTGCGATCGGCATGGCCACTGATCAGGGCGTCGCTGGTCGTGTTTCTTCTGGTCGGGTTTTGCGCTGCCTTTTCCACCTCGGCGCGGATGATTCATGATCCCGAGCACCTGCGGGTGATCGGCGAATGGGGGCCACTGCGGTTCACCGTCGGCGGTGTGCTGATGGGCTGCACCTTCGTGTTGCGGATGCTCGCGATGATCCTTGCCACCTGGATGGCGATGCACGACATCTCCGTGGACGACGTGCTCGATCTCGCGGTCCGCTGGCATCTGCCGAGCTGGCTGTCGATCCTCGTTAGTTCAGCCATGGCGGCCATCCCGAATCTGGCCAGACGCCGCGAACAGATCCAGCAGGCTCAGCAGGCCAGGGGGCAGCGCATCGACGCGGGCAACTTCGTCCAACGCTGGAAGGCGAATGTCGCGATCGTCGTACCGTTGCTCACCAGTTCGCTGGTGACGGCCGAGAATCTCGGGATCGCGCTGAGCGTGCGTGGCTACGGGGCCAATCGGACGATGATCGTCATGCACGACATGGTCAGGCGTCCGGCCCAAGTCGTGCTGACTACCGTGTTCATTGTCCTCGGGGTCCTCGCCGCCGCCGGACGCATCGCCTTCGGCTGGGGCAGGATCTAG
- a CDS encoding glycine betaine ABC transporter substrate-binding protein — protein MTFSHRARVPRGRRCCALLFGAAVLATTSACGLQPSSAYVPASAPGSIQPIPDLPDDAQLTVTTKNFTEQLILGKIAVLTAQTAGFDVTDQTNIPGPQALRQLMLDHTADMTYEYTGTAWLTYMGHEEGIPDQTEQWEAVRDADADNGLTWLPTAPLNNVYALAVSASTEEELGGISSLSQIADLPVEERTFCIESDFNSRSDGFRPMLEHYGIDVPDDNVKILDAGAVYTATDQGVCNFGEVFTTDGRIKSLNLTVLEDDQNFFPAYNASPVIGTDVLEEYPELADVYNQVSPSLTNDVLIELNRQVDVDGREPADVAFDWMVQEGFISEP, from the coding sequence ATGACTTTTTCCCATCGTGCCCGTGTGCCGCGTGGTCGTCGCTGCTGTGCGCTTCTGTTCGGGGCAGCGGTTCTGGCCACCACCAGCGCCTGCGGTCTGCAGCCCTCGTCCGCCTATGTGCCGGCCTCAGCGCCGGGATCCATCCAGCCGATTCCCGACCTGCCCGACGACGCGCAGCTGACCGTGACGACGAAGAACTTCACCGAGCAGCTGATCCTGGGCAAGATCGCGGTGCTGACGGCTCAAACCGCGGGTTTCGACGTCACTGATCAGACGAACATTCCGGGACCCCAGGCGCTGCGCCAGCTCATGCTCGACCACACGGCCGACATGACCTACGAGTACACGGGGACGGCGTGGTTGACCTATATGGGCCACGAGGAGGGCATCCCCGACCAAACCGAGCAGTGGGAGGCCGTCCGCGATGCTGATGCCGACAACGGCCTGACCTGGCTGCCGACCGCACCCCTCAACAATGTCTATGCGCTGGCGGTGAGCGCGTCGACCGAGGAGGAACTGGGCGGCATCTCCAGCCTCAGCCAGATCGCCGACCTGCCTGTCGAGGAACGCACCTTCTGCATCGAGTCGGACTTCAATTCCCGCTCGGACGGGTTCCGTCCCATGCTCGAGCACTACGGAATCGACGTGCCCGACGACAATGTGAAGATCCTGGACGCCGGCGCCGTATACACGGCCACCGACCAAGGTGTCTGCAATTTCGGCGAGGTCTTCACCACCGACGGACGCATCAAGTCCCTGAACCTCACCGTGCTCGAAGACGACCAGAACTTCTTTCCCGCCTACAACGCCTCGCCGGTGATCGGGACCGACGTGCTCGAGGAGTATCCCGAACTCGCAGACGTATACAACCAGGTTTCGCCGAGCCTCACCAACGATGTGCTCATCGAACTCAACCGGCAGGTCGATGTCGACGGACGAGAACCCGCGGATGTCGCCTTCGACTGGATGGTCCAGGAGGGCTTCATCTCCGAGCCGTAA
- a CDS encoding ECF transporter S component, which translates to MSNAQTTPKLEERAHDQSAGGLSARKLAIMAIFIALSAVGALIKIPSPVGTVALDAAPGFFVALGFGGWMGAVVALVGHLLTAAITGFPLTLPVHLVIGVGMGACAWVFGWLGRKGTAGLVAGFVLALLINSPVLALIMLPMGGWALYIATVPSLAVGAAVNLAIATIAYLPLRKTRLLS; encoded by the coding sequence ATGAGTAATGCCCAGACCACTCCCAAACTTGAGGAGCGGGCTCACGATCAATCAGCCGGTGGGCTGTCGGCCCGCAAGCTCGCCATCATGGCGATCTTCATCGCGTTGTCGGCAGTCGGTGCGCTGATCAAGATCCCGTCGCCGGTTGGCACCGTTGCGTTGGACGCGGCACCCGGCTTCTTCGTGGCTCTCGGTTTCGGGGGCTGGATGGGCGCCGTCGTCGCACTGGTCGGCCACCTGCTGACCGCGGCGATCACCGGATTTCCGCTGACCTTGCCGGTGCACCTGGTGATCGGAGTGGGGATGGGGGCCTGCGCCTGGGTGTTCGGCTGGTTGGGACGCAAGGGCACCGCCGGCCTGGTCGCGGGTTTCGTGCTGGCGCTGCTCATCAACAGTCCGGTGCTTGCGCTGATCATGCTGCCGATGGGCGGGTGGGCTCTGTACATTGCCACCGTGCCCTCGCTCGCCGTCGGTGCGGCCGTCAACCTTGCCATCGCGACCATCGCTTATCTGCCGCTGCGCAAGACCCGCCTGTTGAGTTGA
- a CDS encoding GntR family transcriptional regulator, which produces MGSEPLYLRVERSLASQISDGVWQPGDYLPSEQTLQQRYQVSRTTIRKAIGDLIVDGLLEIDRGNGTKVTAGRPIQAEANMMSFSATMRALGREPGVTGGHACVIEVTSDEAQTRRRLLERDSADRGLRDDPRELMAGAGSDEASEPGSSEHEPYLDAVDGSIPSGEGRLVHIRRVHTADNEPVSVSESWFPASVFAGVDLDSLAAQASLYAELSALDVGITQTSDRYGLAMASDREAELLGIAPGMPLLCIDRVGYTAQNRPIETSRIVVRPDRYRPTVTSRST; this is translated from the coding sequence ATGGGCAGTGAGCCGCTGTACTTGCGGGTCGAGCGCAGTCTTGCGTCCCAGATCAGCGACGGCGTCTGGCAGCCGGGCGATTACCTGCCGAGCGAGCAAACCTTGCAACAGCGCTATCAGGTGAGTCGCACCACGATCCGCAAGGCGATCGGTGACCTGATCGTCGACGGTCTACTGGAGATCGACCGAGGCAACGGCACCAAAGTGACGGCCGGTCGTCCGATTCAGGCAGAAGCCAACATGATGAGCTTCAGTGCGACGATGCGCGCGCTCGGGCGTGAGCCGGGAGTCACCGGCGGGCACGCGTGCGTGATCGAGGTGACGAGCGATGAGGCCCAGACTCGCAGGCGGCTGCTGGAGCGCGATTCGGCTGACCGCGGTCTGCGGGATGATCCCCGCGAGCTGATGGCGGGAGCGGGCAGCGACGAAGCGAGCGAGCCCGGCTCGTCGGAACATGAGCCCTATCTCGATGCTGTCGATGGTTCGATCCCGTCGGGGGAGGGCCGCCTGGTTCATATTCGCCGCGTGCATACCGCTGACAATGAGCCGGTCTCAGTAAGCGAGTCGTGGTTTCCGGCGTCCGTTTTCGCCGGTGTGGATCTGGATTCTCTCGCGGCACAAGCATCTCTCTACGCAGAACTGTCCGCGCTCGACGTCGGCATCACACAGACCAGTGACCGGTACGGCTTGGCTATGGCGTCCGATCGCGAAGCCGAGTTGCTCGGAATCGCGCCGGGGATGCCGCTGCTGTGCATCGACCGAGTGGGATACACCGCTCAGAATCGCCCGATCGAGACGAGCCGCATCGTCGTGAGGCCCGATCGCTACCGGCCGACCGTCACGAGCCGAAGCACCTGA
- a CDS encoding ABC transporter ATP-binding protein gives MLSTDITSTSGGSTGDSSAASFPESADRTGQGILLEHITKKYSGQPRAAVDDITMEIPSGELVTLVGPSGCGKTTTLKMINRLIEPTTGRITIGDRDVMSMNADNLRRHIGYVIQGGGLLPHMTVAANIALVPKMLHWPADRIDDRIEELMELISLDSASYRDRYPRELSGGQQQRIGVARALAADPPVLLMDEPFGAVDPLTRQRLQDELLEIQATLHKTIVLVTHDFDEAIKLGDWIAILSEGAHIVQYDTPERILAAPANEFVEGFIGGGAGLKQLTLNRVRDADLWPAVTCNPGDDARTVLTRMKEAGDHNHVVVLDRHNRPLSWPSRQQVERMTTIPDRKDPALATVSEESTLTDALSSMLVSNAGAALITGRRDSFQGVITVEVVMDAITRLRTAAPGADSTPVGGNGSDPNAPDDAPTTGVGNAVGAAVAADSAVTDVAAAGDDAAIPETPRRGDDEE, from the coding sequence GTGTTAAGCACTGACATCACCAGCACCTCCGGTGGCTCCACCGGCGACTCGTCCGCAGCCTCCTTCCCGGAGTCGGCCGACCGGACGGGGCAGGGCATCCTGCTCGAGCACATCACCAAGAAGTACTCCGGCCAGCCGCGGGCAGCCGTCGACGACATCACCATGGAGATTCCTTCCGGTGAGCTTGTCACACTGGTCGGCCCGTCCGGTTGCGGAAAGACCACGACGCTCAAGATGATCAACCGGCTCATCGAGCCGACCACCGGACGCATCACGATCGGCGATCGCGACGTCATGTCGATGAACGCCGACAATCTGCGCCGTCACATCGGCTACGTCATCCAGGGCGGAGGACTGTTGCCCCACATGACGGTTGCTGCGAATATTGCCCTGGTGCCGAAGATGCTTCATTGGCCCGCCGATCGCATCGATGACCGCATCGAGGAGCTCATGGAGCTCATCTCTTTGGACTCGGCCAGCTACCGGGACCGCTATCCCCGGGAGCTGTCCGGCGGCCAGCAGCAGCGCATCGGTGTGGCACGGGCGCTGGCCGCCGATCCTCCCGTGCTCCTCATGGATGAGCCGTTCGGGGCCGTGGATCCGCTCACGCGTCAACGGCTCCAGGACGAGCTGCTGGAGATCCAGGCGACCCTGCACAAGACGATCGTGCTGGTCACCCATGACTTCGACGAGGCCATCAAGCTGGGCGACTGGATAGCGATCCTCTCCGAGGGCGCTCACATCGTCCAGTACGACACCCCCGAGCGGATTCTCGCCGCCCCGGCGAACGAGTTCGTCGAAGGATTCATCGGTGGCGGTGCCGGGCTCAAGCAGCTCACCCTCAACAGGGTTCGGGACGCCGACCTGTGGCCGGCCGTGACCTGCAACCCCGGTGACGACGCCCGTACCGTCCTCACTCGCATGAAGGAGGCCGGCGACCACAACCATGTCGTCGTCCTGGACCGGCACAACCGGCCTCTGTCGTGGCCATCGCGCCAACAGGTCGAGCGGATGACCACGATCCCCGACAGGAAAGATCCCGCGCTGGCAACGGTCTCCGAGGAATCGACGCTCACCGACGCGCTGAGTTCGATGCTGGTCTCCAATGCGGGTGCCGCACTCATCACCGGACGCCGAGACAGTTTCCAGGGCGTCATCACGGTCGAGGTCGTGATGGACGCCATCACACGTCTGCGTACCGCCGCGCCGGGGGCCGACAGCACTCCAGTCGGCGGGAATGGCTCGGACCCGAACGCACCTGATGACGCCCCCACGACCGGAGTCGGGAACGCGGTCGGAGCGGCGGTTGCCGCCGACTCGGCCGTCACCGACGTGGCCGCCGCAGGCGACGATGCCGCGATTCCTGAGACTCCGCGCCGAGGAGATGACGAAGAGTGA